The DNA window GCGCCTGGGACGACGGCGTGCAGATGACCCGGCAGAATGACCAGTGGGTCGCGACCGTGCCCATCCCGTACGGGCAGTCGGTGCAGTACAAGCTGGTCATCGATGGCACGACCTGGATCTCCGATCCAGGTAACCCCAACCAGGTGGACGACGGCTTTGGTGGCAAGAACTCGCTCATCGAGGCCACGACCTGCGACCCGTGGACCTGCGAGGAGCTGCCGGGGACCTTCAACTGGCGTGACGCGGTCCTCTACTTCGTCTTCGTCGATCGCTTCTTCAACGGCGATCCCAGCAATGATGGCCCCAGCATCCCTCAGGTGCAGCCACCCGCCGCCTACCAGGGCGGCGACTGGGCCGGCGTGCGGCAGAAGCTCGCCGAAGGGTACTTCACCGAGCTCGGGGTGAACGTCCTGTGGCTGACCGTGCCGATGGACAACACCGATCAGGCGGGTCAGGGCAACGGCGAATCCCACATGTACAGCGCCTACCACGGCTACTGGCCGCGGGATCTCACCCAGCCAGAGGCGCGCTTCGGGACGATGGCCGAGTTCAAGGCGCTGGTCGACGAGGCGCATGCCATGGGGATCAAGGTCATCGTCGACTACGCGATGAACCACGTGCATGCCAGCTCGCCCGTGTACCAGCAGAACCAGAGCTGGTTCTGGCCGAACGACAACGGTAGCGGTGGCAACTGCATCTGCGGTGACGGCTGTTCGTGGGATGGGGCCCAGGGGAGGCGGTGCTGGTTCACGAGCTACCTGCCGGACTTCAATTTCACGGTGGCGGCGGCCCGGAACTGGTCGGTCGACAACGCGGTGTGGTGGATCAAGGAGACGGGCATCGACGGCTACCGCCTGGACGCGGTGAAGCACATCGAGGACCAGTGGATCATCGATCTGCGCAACCGCGTGAAGAGCGAGATCCTGCCGTCGACCGGCGAGCATTTCTACATGGTGGGTGAGACCTTCACCGGAGACCGTGGCCTCATCAACCACTACGTGGACTCGTACCGGATGCTCGACGGGCAGTTCGACTTCCCGCTCCGGGCGAGCATCGTGCGCACGCTGCTGATGCGGCACGGCTCGCTGAACGAGCTGGTCAACGAGCTGAACATCAGCGATGGGGCGTTCGCCAATGGCATCATGAGCACCTTCATCGGGAACCACGACGTGCCGCGCTCGATCCACTTCGCGGAGGACACGCCGATGTGGGGTGACGCCTGGGACGGCGGCAAGGATCGCAACTGGTCCAACCTGCCAGGCTTGCCTGGCGGAGCGAGCGCATTCGAGCGGCTCGCGAACGGCTTCACGCTCATCTACACGACGAAGGGCGTCCCGCTGATCTACTACGGTGACGAGATCGGCCTGCCCGGCGCCGGCGATCCCGACAACCGCCGCTTCATGGCGTGGTCGGGGTATTCCGCGGGACAGACGAAGCTCCTGAACCACATGAAGAAGCTCGGGACCATCCGCGCAGCGCACCCCGCGCTCCGCCGTGGGAACCGTCAGACGCTGACGGTCAACACGGACACGCTGGCATACTCGATGACCGGGAGCGGAGAGACGGTCTACGTGACGATCAATCGGAGCGATACCGCACAGCAGGTGGGGGGGTTGCCCGCGGGTCAGTTCACGGATGCTCTGACGAACGAGTCCGTGTCAGGCCCGACGGTGACAGTGCCCCCCAGGTCGTCTAGGATCCTCGTACAGTAGTGCTGGACGCCGTGGTGAACCTGCCACGGCATCCGGCGTCGAGGTTCAGCCCCGAGACGATGGTCCGGGGTCGCATGGCAGGACAGGAGGGGGGGATGGCAACCGGAACGGTCTTTTACTTCAGCAAAGACAAGGGGATGGGTGTCATCAAGCAGGACGGGGATGACGCCCAGGTGCGGGTCCTGGCGGCTGACATCGAGGAGCCCGAGACGAAGCACCTGATCACCGGACAGAAGGTGGAGTTCGAGGTGAGTGCCGGCGCGGAGGCGCTTCGGGCGCTGAACGTCCGGGTGGTCTGAAGCGCCGGACGAGGAGAGAGCGTCGCGAGGGCGCCACGGCCAGGGAGGCCGTCCAAGGACTCCCGCGCCACGCGAGGCCGGTCACCCCAGGTGGCGCGCGAGATTTCCCAGGGACGCTCGGAGGCCGGCGTCGTGGTCGGCCTGGCTGATGCCCGGGGGGACGTTCTCGGCGGTGACGATGACGAGCGTCCCTTCGGCCGACGGCTCGAAGGACCAGGTCATCACCATCTCGCCTGCGAACGCGCTTTCCTCCGACTCGAATTCGCCGGACTGCACGATGCGTTTGCCTGGCGCCAGGGCCAGGAAACGGCCTGTGCTGATGTCGGTTCGCGCGCTCGTCTTGCCCAGGTCGGGTGGTATCGACTCGTCGTAGGTCAGCTCGATGCGATACCGCCCCCCCTCGCGGAAGTCATATTCGAGAGCGCGACCCGTCATGCCCTCTGGCGGCAGCCATGCCATCAAGGAGTCGGGATCGGCGAAGGCGCCGAAGATCGCATCGGCGCTGGCAGCGATGACGAGTGAAGCGGTGTCCGTTCGTCCTCGAGGCCGACCCTTGTCTCCTGCGTCGGCCGGCGTTTTCTTCTCGGCGCGAGTCTCCGCCGTTGCGCGCGGCAGTTCGATGAGCCCTTTCAGGTGGTTCAGCGAGAGCCGCCAGCCGCCCTCGGCGTGCGCCTGGGCGGCCGGACTCACGTTGCCGTCCTGGATCACCGTCGCCCGCGTACCTGCGCCTTCGTCCGAGAGCTCGATCGTGACGTGATGAATGTCCTCGCGTTGGAGCACGTCCCTGGAGTGCGGGTCCGTGTACTCGTACGCGAGCAGGCGCCCTTCTTCGACACGGTGGACGAGCCCCTCCACGCGCGAGGGCTCGCCTGCCAGCTCGAACACCCAGACGAACGGCTCGCCCAGGCGAAAGCCCGAGATCACCTCGGTGACGGGCAGGATCTTCGTGATGCTGTCTGGCTGCATCAGCGCGTCCCATACGGCCTGCCTGGGGGCGTCGATGAGCACGGCGGCGCGTGCGACGAGGTTGGCATCGGCGATCACGGCGTCCTGCGGTCGGGGCATGCTTCTCGGTATCACGTTCACGCAGCGGGGGCTCTCGACCGCACCTCCGCTCGGTGCTGCACGAGGCCGCTTGCCCAGGATGTAGAGCTGTCGGCGTCCACGAGGGCGCGCGCTTCGAGGAGCGGCAAACGCTGGCGATGCACGGCTCAGAAGAGCGTGAGCTGGCGTTTGTCGGGGGTGGCGGGCTCGGGCTTGGGCTTCCGGGCCTCGGGCTGCTGGCGGTCGAGGAGGGCGTCCTCGACCTCACGCAGGAAGGGGGAAGGGGCCGTCTGCACCACCTGGCCCCGGCGCAGGCGCTCGCGGGCCCAGCTCAGGTAGAGGCGCTCGCGAGCGCGGGTCATACCGACGTAGAACAGCCGGCGTTCCTCGGCGACGTCGGGGTCCTCGTCGCGGGAGATGCGCAGAGGGAGGAGCCCATCCTCGCAGCCGACGAGGAAGACCACGCGGAACTCCAGCCCCTTCGAGGCATGGAGCGTCAGGAGAGAGACACGGTCGGCGCGCGGGTCCCAGGCGTCGACCTCGATCTCGGAGCCCAGCTCGAGCAGGAAGCGGCGCAGGTCTTCGCCACAGCGGCGCGCGAGGGGGGTGAGCAGCTCGGCGGCCGTATCGAGGTCGGCCTGGGTGAGGGGGGCTTCGGTGGCAGCCGCGGAGGCCGTCTCCGGGCCTTGCGAGGGGGTGCCCTCCAGGGCTTCGCTGGCCTCACTCTCCCCAGGGGCTTGCTGGCGCAGAAGCGCGAGGGCTGCGCGGAGCTGCTCGAGTACCGGCTCCTCGGTCGGTGCGCGGCGCATCACCCGAGCGATGGCCTCGGCAGCTGGGCGTTCCACGATGCCGCGGTGGGAGCGACGCTGGAAGGGCATGCCGGAGCGGGCGAAGGCCTCGCGGAGGGCGTCGGCCTGCGCTTCGGTGCGGTACAGGACGGCCACGTCGGAGAAGGAGAAGTCCGTGTCGTGGTCGTCGGCGGCGACCCGTCGGCTGTCCATCGAGAAGAATGTCGAACCGCCGATGAGGCGCTCGACGGTGTGGACGACGAACTCGGCCTCGGCGCGCTCCGTGGGGGACTCCTGCAGGGTAATGCGGCGCGCGTCCTCGAACGTAGCGAGCAGCTCGCGGAGGCCGAGGGTGGGCGAGGGGGCGATCACCTGGAGCGCGGCATCGACGATGGTGCGCGTGGAGCGGTAGTTCTTGCGCAGGCGCACGAGCTTCGCGTCCGGGAAGTCCTGCTGGAAGCGGAAGAAGAAGCCCACGTCCGCGCCGCGGAAGCTGTAGATGGCCTGATCGGGGTCACCGATGGCGCAGACGTCGCCACGGGCTGGCGCGAGGGCCTGGACGAGGCGGTATTGCTGGGCATCGATGTCCTGGTACTCGTCGATGGAGAGGGTGCGGGTGCGGGCGCGCCAGGCCTCGCGCACCTCGGGGTTTGCCTCCAGGAGGACGACGGCGAGGCCCACCAGGTCGTCGAGGTCGACCAGGCTACGCTGGGCCAGAGCAGTGGTGTACGCCTGCCAGGCACGCGCGAGTTCCTCGGAGGGCTGGGGACCGTCGGGCGGGAGGGCGGAGAGACCGAGGGGGCTGCGACGCTTCCAGGCCGAGAGGGACTGGAGCAAGCGCGGGATGCGCCGGTCGCCGGGGCTGTCGTCACCAAGGGCCCTGGCGAGCAACAGGGCACGCTCCTGATCCCCGGCGATGGCCAGCGGGTGCTCGGAGGGGTCACCGCGGAGAGCCGACACGAGTTCGGGGTGGGCACGGAGGATGCGGAGGCCGAGCGCGTGGAAGGTCATGGCGGGAACTCGGGCTCCGTCGGGACCCAGCAAGATGTCCAGGCGCTCGCGCAGCTCCTCGGCGGCGCGGCGCGTGAACGTGATGGTCAGGCACGCTTCCGGGGCGATGCCGAGGTCCTGGACGAGATGGGCGATGCGGTGGGTGAGCGTGCGCGTCTTCCCGGTGCCTGGCCCAGCGAGGATGAGCAGGGGCCCTTCCGTCACCTCGGCTGCAGCCCGCTGATCGGGATCGAGCCCGGTGAGAATGCCGGCGGGGGCGACGAGCGGTGTCCCTGCATGTGGAGTGCTCTCTGGTGGAGGCGAGGCATGCTGCGCGGTCGTTGCCGCGGCGGTTCCACTGGCCCCCTTTGGCGTGGCCGACCCGGAGGCGGTGAGAGGTACCCCGGCAGAAGTGGCCACGCCCACTGGCGCACTGCCCCTCGCGTGAGGCTGGCGTTGCGTTGGCTGCGGGGTCGCGACATCCGGACGCGCATCCACCGGAGTTCGTGCGACCTGCGGCTCGGGAGGCGGGTCCTCGAACAGGAGCGCCGACGAGCGGCCTCGCTTCAGCTCTTCCGGATGGAACAGGCGGATCACCCCGTACTCCCCGTCGTAGCCGGCCTGCCGGATCACGTCTCCGGCGCGCATGCGGGCAATGGCCTCCCCGAGCCGGGGAGGTCCAACCTTGTCGAGCTGGTCGATGGGCATTTCCTGGAGCAGCGAGAGCTCCGGGCCGAGCTTCGTGAGCAGGTTGTCGTAGCTGCGCTGCACCGTCTTGCTCGACGGGCCGACGCCGTGCAGCTCGGCCAGGATCTCCGGCAAGGGAATGAGACTCCTGAAATCACTGGCCCCCTCCAGGCGGAACCCCTCGTCACGATCCGCCAGATCCTCCACCCGATGCAGCACGCCGACGGTCACCGGTTTGCGGCAGACCGGGCAGATCGTCTTGTGCGCCCGCGTCTCCTCGGGGCCCATCACCACCCGGCACTGCCGGTGACCGTCGAGGTGGTACTTGCCCTCCTCCGGGAAGAACTCCAGCGTCCCGCCGAATCCCTCGCCCGTCTCCAGGGCGCGGCGGATGGCGTAGTAGT is part of the Chondromyces crocatus genome and encodes:
- a CDS encoding alpha-amylase family glycosyl hydrolase → MRMPSAPWTAIALVGSLFGMTAATACSDDSLMDRYPPGTGAFDPGSVPPGPGSGSGYGAGGPSGGGGDGGSGGVIDPGPPQCDDSSKRCDHMFTYAGTGNEASVEIRGSFAPGAWDDGVQMTRQNDQWVATVPIPYGQSVQYKLVIDGTTWISDPGNPNQVDDGFGGKNSLIEATTCDPWTCEELPGTFNWRDAVLYFVFVDRFFNGDPSNDGPSIPQVQPPAAYQGGDWAGVRQKLAEGYFTELGVNVLWLTVPMDNTDQAGQGNGESHMYSAYHGYWPRDLTQPEARFGTMAEFKALVDEAHAMGIKVIVDYAMNHVHASSPVYQQNQSWFWPNDNGSGGNCICGDGCSWDGAQGRRCWFTSYLPDFNFTVAAARNWSVDNAVWWIKETGIDGYRLDAVKHIEDQWIIDLRNRVKSEILPSTGEHFYMVGETFTGDRGLINHYVDSYRMLDGQFDFPLRASIVRTLLMRHGSLNELVNELNISDGAFANGIMSTFIGNHDVPRSIHFAEDTPMWGDAWDGGKDRNWSNLPGLPGGASAFERLANGFTLIYTTKGVPLIYYGDEIGLPGAGDPDNRRFMAWSGYSAGQTKLLNHMKKLGTIRAAHPALRRGNRQTLTVNTDTLAYSMTGSGETVYVTINRSDTAQQVGGLPAGQFTDALTNESVSGPTVTVPPRSSRILVQ
- a CDS encoding cold-shock protein, whose amino-acid sequence is MATGTVFYFSKDKGMGVIKQDGDDAQVRVLAADIEEPETKHLITGQKVEFEVSAGAEALRALNVRVV
- a CDS encoding SRPBCC family protein, which gives rise to MPRPQDAVIADANLVARAAVLIDAPRQAVWDALMQPDSITKILPVTEVISGFRLGEPFVWVFELAGEPSRVEGLVHRVEEGRLLAYEYTDPHSRDVLQREDIHHVTIELSDEGAGTRATVIQDGNVSPAAQAHAEGGWRLSLNHLKGLIELPRATAETRAEKKTPADAGDKGRPRGRTDTASLVIAASADAIFGAFADPDSLMAWLPPEGMTGRALEYDFREGGRYRIELTYDESIPPDLGKTSARTDISTGRFLALAPGKRIVQSGEFESEESAFAGEMVMTWSFEPSAEGTLVIVTAENVPPGISQADHDAGLRASLGNLARHLG
- a CDS encoding UvrD-helicase domain-containing protein, with protein sequence MRFHADLHVHSHYSRATSSDCDLLHLSYWARRKGIAVIGTGDFTHPAWMQELKEQLVPAEPGLFRLRDDVERTVQSRLEPTCRDHTRFMLSVEISTIYKKGERTRKIHHLIYAPDFDAADRLVKTLSKVGNLNADGRPILGLDSRHLLEAVLASGEGSYLVPAHIWTPWFSVLGSKAGFDAVDDCYGDLAKHIFALETGLSSDPAMNWRISALDRYRLVSSSDAHSPAKLGREATRFETELDYYAIRRALETGEGFGGTLEFFPEEGKYHLDGHRQCRVVMGPEETRAHKTICPVCRKPVTVGVLHRVEDLADRDEGFRLEGASDFRSLIPLPEILAELHGVGPSSKTVQRSYDNLLTKLGPELSLLQEMPIDQLDKVGPPRLGEAIARMRAGDVIRQAGYDGEYGVIRLFHPEELKRGRSSALLFEDPPPEPQVARTPVDARPDVATPQPTQRQPHARGSAPVGVATSAGVPLTASGSATPKGASGTAAATTAQHASPPPESTPHAGTPLVAPAGILTGLDPDQRAAAEVTEGPLLILAGPGTGKTRTLTHRIAHLVQDLGIAPEACLTITFTRRAAEELRERLDILLGPDGARVPAMTFHALGLRILRAHPELVSALRGDPSEHPLAIAGDQERALLLARALGDDSPGDRRIPRLLQSLSAWKRRSPLGLSALPPDGPQPSEELARAWQAYTTALAQRSLVDLDDLVGLAVVLLEANPEVREAWRARTRTLSIDEYQDIDAQQYRLVQALAPARGDVCAIGDPDQAIYSFRGADVGFFFRFQQDFPDAKLVRLRKNYRSTRTIVDAALQVIAPSPTLGLRELLATFEDARRITLQESPTERAEAEFVVHTVERLIGGSTFFSMDSRRVAADDHDTDFSFSDVAVLYRTEAQADALREAFARSGMPFQRRSHRGIVERPAAEAIARVMRRAPTEEPVLEQLRAALALLRQQAPGESEASEALEGTPSQGPETASAAATEAPLTQADLDTAAELLTPLARRCGEDLRRFLLELGSEIEVDAWDPRADRVSLLTLHASKGLEFRVVFLVGCEDGLLPLRISRDEDPDVAEERRLFYVGMTRARERLYLSWARERLRRGQVVQTAPSPFLREVEDALLDRQQPEARKPKPEPATPDKRQLTLF